The Sphingopyxis fribergensis genome contains a region encoding:
- a CDS encoding glycoside hydrolase family 19 protein, translating to MNLAQMLDTARLFAAKAIAPAPVAPVVPPPRPAPHIDRDLSFAQRQIDIDFLCLAFPQNKRANLIQWVKPAQDACYRWGIDTFREVASFFANISVESAGLTRLEENMNYSARRMAEVWPGRYAIGGKASNGPNALAKSLAHNPEKLANNVYANRMGNGPPSSGDGWRHRGFGPKQTTGKKNQQDFADAVGIPLADVPAYIRTPEGGMMSAGYYWKANNLDAKAATPGWKDDRIAINGGTIGLAPVEAMADDLIEELLRREQLQ from the coding sequence ATGAACCTCGCACAGATGCTCGACACGGCACGCCTGTTCGCGGCGAAGGCAATCGCCCCCGCTCCGGTGGCCCCCGTCGTCCCGCCGCCACGTCCTGCCCCGCACATCGACCGCGACCTGTCCTTCGCGCAGCGCCAGATCGACATCGACTTCCTCTGCCTCGCCTTCCCGCAGAACAAGCGGGCGAACCTCATCCAATGGGTGAAGCCCGCGCAAGACGCCTGCTATCGGTGGGGGATAGACACCTTCCGCGAGGTCGCCTCATTCTTCGCGAATATCAGCGTCGAATCCGCCGGCCTGACGCGGCTCGAAGAGAACATGAACTATTCGGCGCGTCGCATGGCCGAGGTGTGGCCGGGACGCTATGCGATCGGCGGCAAGGCAAGCAATGGCCCGAACGCGCTGGCCAAAAGCCTCGCCCACAATCCCGAGAAGCTGGCGAACAATGTCTATGCGAACCGCATGGGCAACGGGCCGCCCTCGTCTGGCGATGGCTGGCGTCACCGCGGGTTCGGACCGAAGCAAACGACCGGCAAGAAGAACCAGCAGGATTTCGCGGATGCGGTCGGCATCCCGCTCGCTGACGTGCCCGCCTATATCCGCACCCCCGAAGGCGGCATGATGTCGGCCGGCTATTACTGGAAAGCCAACAATCTCGACGCCAAGGCAGCGACGCCGGGATGGAAAGACGACCGGATTGCGATCAACGGCGGGACGATCGGCCTCGCGCCCGTCGAAGCCATGGCCGACGACCTGATCGAAGAATTGCTGCGCCGGGAGCAACTCCAGTGA
- a CDS encoding DUF6950 family protein codes for MDLVDETLREWRRAAFVYGQSDCMLSIGRYLAKAGHKDVTGQFLGRYTTAEGAEAQMAAHGGVAGLIALAGAAPKPGAPARGDVLEIAYDGGSIGGLCTGDCAAVRLDRGVVELKLRFVTVLGVWAGGG; via the coding sequence ATGGACCTGGTCGACGAGACGCTGCGCGAATGGCGCCGCGCGGCCTTTGTCTATGGCCAGTCCGATTGCATGCTGTCGATCGGCCGGTATCTCGCAAAGGCGGGCCACAAGGACGTGACGGGGCAGTTTCTTGGCCGATACACCACAGCGGAAGGCGCAGAGGCTCAAATGGCCGCGCACGGCGGCGTTGCGGGCCTGATTGCACTGGCTGGCGCGGCGCCTAAGCCCGGCGCCCCTGCGCGCGGCGATGTGCTTGAAATCGCTTATGATGGCGGCTCGATTGGAGGACTTTGCACCGGGGATTGCGCCGCAGTGCGACTTGATCGCGGCGTTGTCGAGCTCAAGCTCCGGTTCGTCACTGTTCTGGGCGTCTGGGCGGGGGGCGGCTAA
- a CDS encoding ribbon-helix-helix domain-containing protein — MIRIPIRVAPEAVEAIDEKVGTYGRAKFIREAIDEKLDREKPVKGPK, encoded by the coding sequence ATGATTCGCATACCAATCCGGGTTGCGCCTGAGGCGGTGGAAGCGATCGACGAAAAGGTCGGAACCTATGGCCGGGCCAAGTTCATCCGCGAGGCTATTGACGAGAAGCTAGACCGCGAAAAGCCGGTGAAGGGGCCGAAATAA
- a CDS encoding DNA cytosine methyltransferase, with amino-acid sequence MTAKGQRIDFEVETFIAGVAGTLPAGGNGTGGDRQPGTSADTADTMLIAHSLRGEGFDASEDGTGRGTPIIPIDMRQASRGATMTNNRAEGSSGGAPGTGIGEAGDPSPTVSTSHPPAIAYAIQAGALRENPDSGPDGIGVQEVGAYTLEARAEVQAVAWGISSDVLDRSGEAACGTAGGRSGLGIVEDVSPTVKSTHANAVATAWQVRRLTPTECHRLQGFPDDHCAIDYRGKIAADGPQYKALGNSWAKPNGAWILARIAERLAA; translated from the coding sequence TTGACCGCCAAGGGGCAGCGCATCGACTTTGAGGTCGAGACGTTCATCGCTGGCGTCGCCGGGACGCTGCCAGCGGGCGGGAACGGCACTGGCGGCGATCGTCAGCCCGGAACCAGCGCCGACACAGCTGATACGATGCTGATCGCCCACAGTCTTCGCGGCGAAGGCTTCGACGCCAGCGAGGATGGGACGGGACGGGGAACGCCAATCATCCCGATCGACATGCGGCAGGCCAGCCGGGGCGCCACCATGACGAACAACCGCGCTGAGGGGTCAAGCGGCGGTGCGCCGGGGACTGGCATTGGCGAAGCCGGCGATCCATCGCCTACGGTTTCGACCTCTCACCCGCCCGCCATCGCCTACGCCATCCAAGCCGGTGCGCTGCGCGAGAACCCTGACAGCGGACCCGACGGCATCGGTGTGCAGGAAGTCGGCGCATATACGCTTGAGGCGCGCGCCGAGGTGCAGGCGGTGGCTTGGGGCATATCGTCCGATGTACTCGACCGTTCCGGCGAAGCGGCTTGCGGCACCGCTGGCGGGCGTTCTGGCCTTGGCATCGTCGAGGATGTCTCGCCTACCGTAAAATCAACGCACGCCAATGCCGTAGCTACCGCTTGGCAGGTCCGCCGCCTCACCCCGACCGAATGCCACCGCCTACAGGGCTTCCCCGACGATCATTGCGCGATCGACTACCGCGGCAAGATCGCAGCCGATGGCCCGCAGTATAAGGCGCTCGGCAATTCATGGGCGAAACCGAACGGCGCGTGGATACTCGCCCGCATCGCAGAAAGGCTCGCAGCATGA
- a CDS encoding SGNH/GDSL hydrolase family protein — protein MSNQAITGINAAQAGLTIVADLAARDAFYATTANRTKLVYVNNNNGSPDDAANGVYEYVGGARLADGYYNGLALAVQPLVDDAEAAAASAQAAAGVVDPINGAPRVGVLGDSIIQANHNPYAAATNMYGEFFWLQSEFPYFNFDVWRDDAITDGLRYFDGLNQGYSGETSADMLPRVQKLLSMSPDVVCVAIGTNDLGDGTAPAATMANIETLCEAILAAGIPVKLANIRPVLYGYGSVPEWNNGGTYQVNRLTLNGLIAAYAAATPGVELVDLSAAYGGNQPANIADLLRDGLHPFPQGAFLGAIYGWLPALRKNIKSIPANTVLYVEDTNAVSNGAMAGSGGEKEAGRVTGDVADNWFAPGGSATTTITASKVTAGQKFVIDPGAGSGTESFRIQPGDSNYPEYLPFDDGQFARAFAEIEISDWGGFQQIRLDGFGGSGAGYGVDVDPLRNLDLDGARKFTLISPPLLIPATPNLLPTLRVFYNGAASGTGEIIIKRFWIGLVPDPRPLFGF, from the coding sequence TTGAGCAACCAGGCCATCACCGGCATCAACGCCGCCCAAGCCGGCCTAACGATCGTCGCCGACCTGGCAGCGCGCGACGCCTTCTATGCGACGACAGCGAACCGCACGAAGCTAGTTTACGTCAACAACAACAACGGCTCACCGGACGACGCTGCGAATGGCGTTTACGAATATGTCGGCGGGGCCCGGCTGGCGGACGGCTATTACAACGGGCTCGCGTTGGCAGTGCAGCCGTTGGTCGATGATGCCGAGGCCGCGGCGGCGTCGGCACAGGCGGCCGCTGGGGTCGTGGATCCAATCAATGGCGCCCCGCGCGTCGGCGTCTTGGGCGACAGCATCATTCAGGCAAACCATAACCCCTATGCCGCAGCCACGAACATGTATGGCGAATTTTTCTGGCTGCAGTCGGAGTTCCCATACTTCAATTTCGACGTGTGGCGTGATGACGCGATCACCGATGGGCTTCGATACTTCGATGGCCTCAACCAAGGCTATTCTGGCGAAACCAGCGCCGACATGCTGCCGCGCGTCCAGAAGCTGCTCAGCATGTCGCCTGATGTCGTCTGCGTTGCGATCGGCACCAACGATCTCGGGGACGGCACTGCGCCTGCCGCCACGATGGCGAATATCGAGACGCTGTGCGAGGCCATCCTTGCCGCGGGCATCCCGGTCAAGCTCGCGAACATTCGCCCCGTGCTGTACGGCTATGGCTCGGTTCCCGAATGGAACAACGGCGGCACCTATCAGGTCAACCGCCTGACCCTGAACGGCCTCATTGCAGCTTATGCCGCTGCCACCCCCGGCGTCGAGTTGGTAGACCTTTCGGCGGCCTATGGTGGCAACCAGCCCGCTAACATCGCAGACCTATTGCGCGACGGTTTGCACCCATTTCCGCAGGGCGCGTTTCTCGGCGCCATCTACGGATGGTTGCCCGCGCTGCGCAAGAATATCAAATCCATCCCCGCCAACACCGTTCTCTACGTCGAAGACACCAACGCTGTCAGCAACGGCGCGATGGCGGGTTCGGGCGGCGAAAAGGAAGCTGGCCGAGTGACCGGCGATGTCGCGGACAACTGGTTCGCGCCGGGCGGCAGTGCGACGACGACGATTACGGCGTCCAAGGTCACCGCCGGCCAGAAGTTCGTCATCGATCCGGGGGCGGGATCGGGAACCGAATCTTTCCGAATTCAGCCTGGGGACAGCAACTACCCGGAATATCTACCCTTTGATGACGGGCAGTTCGCGCGCGCCTTCGCCGAAATCGAGATTTCCGACTGGGGCGGCTTTCAACAAATCCGCCTGGATGGATTTGGCGGCAGCGGCGCGGGATATGGCGTCGATGTCGATCCGCTCCGCAATCTGGATCTCGACGGCGCGCGCAAATTCACCCTCATCTCGCCGCCGCTCCTGATTCCCGCCACTCCGAACCTCCTTCCGACGCTGCGCGTCTTCTACAACGGCGCGGCTTCCGGCACCGGCGAGATTATCATCAAGCGCTTCTGGATCGGCCTTGTCCCCGATCCCCGCCCGCTGTTCGGTTTCTGA
- a CDS encoding phage tail protein, translating to MASVKKIVSLVALAALAVFVPQVALIVGPKLLGAAIGAVFGPKNRSKMEASKVNVKIPEPPRWLNCGRARQGGGVLFAEFDGEGRWWYLVVHSDEILHDGFSYFLDDEPVTLDGSGYVNEKEFRLKTNKAKDPAETDGEGKGYIRIWTTTYSETDPTPPRISELDAAFASKWTSDHRLVGTTFSVVCMDAIEIEHRYKIYRWRGPIGLGEPAISVVGDWANAFDPRDEAQTLGDRTTYKPTRNPVLVWAWFRTHPFGRGKAESSIDWGRIAEQADICDQDVVGIEGTQKRYEAGVAIVDETRRVDAEQEILAACDGFIFFGEDGKAWVNVGHYTAPTISLSRNRDIMAMSSIEAQDGESETQGVIVRYTDPAANYTAQPSAAWINPLYYDPFTTPKFLTIDVLPCQNHNQAMRIAKAVGQRAQPRHKIAPIANLRGLQCRHERIVAIDYDNTFAGDYEIATPVELDGAGIFTGFGAVPVNSSRWTLLPGEEQPKPVVDGSIGTVSFPAISGESVAYSDGAIRIDFPALPRDDATYVGEYILTSEITGSENDPWVSMTVNVDTAVSGPVQGGASYTVRYRYVVTSGRGSAYEYATITPEDTMPPATNLTVDGGVGEAAVTWKNPNDLRFFSSDIYRGTTNVFGSATLIAPGYAGGLGELQTITDTPLAPDTYYYWIVATDGGSIEATPTGPVSGTVT from the coding sequence ATGGCATCGGTCAAGAAAATCGTTTCGCTCGTGGCGCTCGCCGCTCTGGCGGTTTTCGTGCCGCAGGTAGCGCTGATCGTCGGGCCGAAGCTGCTGGGCGCGGCAATCGGCGCAGTATTCGGGCCAAAGAACCGGTCGAAGATGGAGGCCAGCAAGGTCAACGTCAAAATCCCCGAACCGCCGCGCTGGTTGAACTGCGGCCGCGCGCGCCAGGGCGGGGGTGTCCTGTTCGCCGAGTTCGATGGCGAGGGGCGGTGGTGGTATCTCGTGGTTCATAGCGACGAGATCCTGCACGACGGATTTTCCTACTTCCTCGACGACGAGCCAGTGACCCTCGACGGCTCTGGCTATGTCAACGAAAAGGAATTCCGCCTCAAGACGAACAAGGCGAAGGACCCCGCCGAAACCGATGGGGAGGGCAAAGGCTATATCCGAATCTGGACGACGACTTATTCGGAAACCGACCCGACGCCGCCACGCATCTCCGAACTCGACGCTGCATTCGCGTCCAAATGGACGAGCGATCACCGGCTAGTCGGAACCACCTTCAGCGTTGTGTGCATGGATGCGATAGAGATCGAGCACCGCTACAAAATATATCGCTGGCGCGGCCCGATCGGATTGGGAGAGCCCGCTATCAGCGTGGTTGGCGACTGGGCGAACGCATTCGATCCGCGCGACGAAGCTCAGACCCTTGGCGACCGCACAACGTATAAGCCGACGCGCAATCCGGTGCTGGTATGGGCATGGTTCCGCACGCACCCGTTCGGCCGCGGAAAGGCGGAAAGCTCGATCGATTGGGGCCGCATCGCCGAACAGGCCGACATCTGCGATCAAGACGTCGTCGGCATCGAGGGCACCCAGAAACGATACGAGGCGGGCGTCGCGATCGTCGACGAAACGCGCCGCGTGGATGCCGAGCAAGAGATACTTGCGGCGTGCGACGGATTCATCTTCTTCGGCGAAGACGGTAAGGCATGGGTCAACGTCGGACATTACACCGCTCCGACCATCTCGTTGTCGCGCAACCGGGACATCATGGCGATGTCATCGATAGAAGCGCAGGACGGCGAGAGCGAGACGCAGGGTGTCATCGTGCGCTATACGGACCCCGCCGCCAATTACACCGCGCAGCCTTCGGCGGCATGGATCAACCCGCTCTATTACGACCCCTTCACGACGCCGAAGTTCCTGACGATCGATGTTCTACCCTGCCAGAATCACAACCAGGCGATGCGTATTGCCAAGGCTGTCGGCCAGCGGGCGCAGCCCCGGCATAAAATTGCACCGATCGCCAATCTTCGCGGCCTTCAATGCAGGCACGAGCGCATCGTCGCGATCGATTACGACAACACGTTCGCGGGTGATTATGAGATCGCCACCCCCGTCGAACTGGACGGCGCCGGCATCTTCACCGGGTTCGGCGCTGTTCCGGTCAATTCGAGCCGCTGGACGCTGCTACCCGGCGAAGAGCAGCCGAAGCCCGTTGTCGACGGTTCTATCGGGACGGTGAGCTTCCCCGCGATCAGCGGCGAGAGCGTTGCCTATTCCGACGGCGCGATCAGGATCGACTTTCCTGCCTTGCCCCGCGACGACGCGACATATGTCGGCGAATATATCCTGACTTCGGAAATCACCGGGAGCGAAAACGATCCGTGGGTTTCGATGACGGTCAATGTCGATACGGCGGTAAGCGGGCCGGTGCAGGGCGGCGCCAGCTATACCGTTCGCTATCGCTATGTCGTCACGTCGGGGCGGGGATCGGCCTATGAATATGCGACGATCACGCCCGAAGACACGATGCCGCCAGCCACCAATCTGACGGTCGACGGCGGGGTCGGCGAGGCTGCGGTGACGTGGAAAAACCCGAACGACCTGCGGTTTTTCTCGTCTGATATCTACCGCGGGACGACGAACGTCTTTGGCTCGGCAACGCTCATCGCGCCGGGGTATGCGGGCGGGCTCGGGGAGCTTCAGACCATCACCGATACGCCGCTCGCGCCGGACACCTATTACTATTGGATCGTGGCCACTGATGGCGGTTCGATCGAAGCCACTCCCACTGGCCCGGTGAGCGGGACCGTGACCTAA
- a CDS encoding phage tail assembly chaperone produces MGWRPGCRAHPGNGHGSGGKLKAALLWWLDHGDEWKAAKEKADAEGSDIPDQFDPPELLEGFGGWYADFWKLSTERQVGFGVGPIPQSAIDRHVAGWGYEDADTFEFCIRALDGAYLMKANGSDDDAPPVSPMEAFRGATSHRRKG; encoded by the coding sequence ATGGGCTGGCGACCAGGTTGCCGAGCGCATCCGGGAAACGGCCACGGAAGCGGCGGGAAACTAAAAGCCGCTCTCCTCTGGTGGCTGGATCACGGCGACGAGTGGAAGGCGGCGAAGGAAAAGGCAGACGCGGAAGGTTCTGACATTCCCGATCAGTTCGACCCGCCGGAGTTATTGGAAGGGTTCGGGGGCTGGTATGCGGATTTCTGGAAACTCTCGACCGAGCGCCAAGTTGGCTTCGGCGTCGGCCCCATCCCCCAAAGTGCAATCGATCGCCATGTCGCTGGCTGGGGATATGAGGACGCCGACACCTTCGAATTTTGCATTCGGGCATTGGACGGGGCCTATCTCATGAAGGCCAACGGGTCCGACGACGACGCGCCGCCCGTGTCGCCCATGGAGGCGTTTCGCGGCGCCACCTCGCATCGCAGGAAGGGGTAG
- a CDS encoding ribbon-helix-helix domain-containing protein, translated as MNMKPTPVRLSKDALERIDALVGNYGRAGFIREAVERELERREAK; from the coding sequence ATGAATATGAAGCCGACGCCGGTGCGGCTGTCGAAGGACGCGCTTGAGCGAATTGATGCGCTTGTCGGCAACTATGGCCGCGCTGGTTTCATCCGCGAGGCGGTAGAGCGCGAGCTTGAACGGAGGGAGGCGAAATGA
- a CDS encoding RNA-guided endonuclease InsQ/TnpB family protein: MAEAGRITIKVRLRDKHSALLNRQAAAVNLVWNYCNEISRKAWSRDRRWLSKFDIAKLTAGSSAELGLHSHTIMRTSHEFAKSRDKAKRAGLRWRSRKSLGWVPFNTGHAQVISAGQIKFKGVIFEAMHWRDELQPGVKIGAGSFNCDARGRWYFNAPIEVGCDEPTARPAVGIDLGLKDLATLSDGGKIEAPRLYRASEAALATSQRARKAPKRIRNIHAKIANRRKDHLHKASAAIAKKYGTIVVGDVSAKRLAQTKMAKSVNDAGWSMLRDMLSYKALRHGGRYIVANERMSTQTCSECGSIPPSRPKGIAGLGIRGWECSDCGTVHDRDVNAARNILRVGLDALAEGAGA; encoded by the coding sequence ATGGCTGAGGCGGGCAGAATAACTATTAAAGTCCGCTTGCGCGACAAACATTCCGCCCTGCTCAACCGCCAGGCGGCGGCCGTCAATCTGGTTTGGAACTATTGCAACGAAATTTCGCGCAAGGCTTGGTCGCGCGATCGGAGGTGGCTGTCCAAGTTCGACATCGCCAAGCTCACCGCTGGATCCAGTGCAGAACTTGGGCTGCACAGCCATACGATCATGCGGACATCTCATGAATTTGCAAAGAGCAGAGATAAGGCGAAGCGCGCAGGCCTGCGGTGGCGCAGCCGCAAATCATTGGGATGGGTGCCGTTCAACACTGGCCACGCCCAGGTTATCAGCGCGGGACAGATCAAATTCAAAGGCGTCATTTTCGAGGCCATGCACTGGCGGGACGAGTTGCAGCCGGGCGTGAAGATCGGCGCAGGCAGTTTCAATTGCGACGCTAGAGGGCGCTGGTATTTCAACGCGCCAATTGAAGTGGGGTGCGACGAGCCGACAGCACGCCCCGCCGTTGGCATCGACCTTGGCCTGAAAGACCTCGCCACCCTGTCGGACGGGGGGAAGATAGAGGCGCCCCGGCTGTATCGCGCTAGCGAGGCCGCATTGGCCACATCTCAGCGCGCACGAAAGGCGCCAAAGCGCATCCGCAATATTCACGCGAAGATCGCGAATCGCCGCAAGGATCATCTGCACAAGGCGTCCGCGGCGATCGCGAAGAAGTACGGAACCATTGTCGTCGGCGATGTGTCCGCAAAGAGGCTTGCTCAGACCAAGATGGCGAAGTCGGTAAACGACGCCGGATGGTCGATGCTGCGAGATATGCTGTCGTACAAGGCCCTGAGGCATGGCGGTAGATACATCGTAGCAAACGAGCGTATGAGCACCCAAACCTGTTCGGAGTGTGGCTCAATCCCACCTTCGCGGCCGAAAGGTATCGCAGGCCTTGGAATAAGAGGATGGGAGTGCAGCGATTGCGGGACGGTCCACGACCGCGACGTAAATGCCGCGCGCAACATTCTCCGCGTCGGGCTGGACGCGCTTGCAGAAGGAGCCGGCGCATGA
- a CDS encoding phage tail terminator-like protein has protein sequence MPSIQTTDWLALKGRADTLVTSPVMLRFEPGAIVTPPADASGPAPYILLSDVVNEPVRAGIDPRLHIRSGTFMLAIQWPIARAVTHTQLKEIAGQVAAHFPADQCMSFGPSRLKVTQDSEALQAYVDGACRVAVVRVFWSSM, from the coding sequence ATGCCATCGATCCAGACGACGGATTGGCTTGCGCTCAAGGGCCGCGCTGACACGCTGGTCACTTCGCCGGTTATGCTGCGCTTCGAGCCCGGCGCCATCGTCACACCGCCAGCGGACGCGTCCGGTCCCGCGCCCTATATCCTGCTGTCGGACGTGGTGAACGAGCCCGTGCGCGCGGGCATAGACCCGCGCCTGCATATCCGTTCGGGCACGTTCATGCTCGCCATCCAATGGCCCATCGCGCGCGCTGTCACTCATACCCAGCTCAAGGAAATCGCCGGTCAGGTCGCCGCGCACTTCCCCGCTGATCAGTGCATGTCGTTCGGGCCGTCGCGGCTCAAGGTGACGCAGGATTCGGAGGCGTTGCAGGCCTATGTGGACGGCGCCTGTCGCGTGGCGGTGGTTCGGGTGTTCTGGTCGTCGATGTAG
- a CDS encoding phage tail tape measure protein, with protein MQGIVTASGQAAAAQTTMATAVTRSAMATQQADAHVIAHRANLERLATANAAAAAASGTAAPRIAAVGVSGRAAGAILSGLAGILGGLAGVIIGSVVSALVEMAAKLFDTTEDAKKLAEAFDTTSFSTYALSDAQGILSGVFDLTTGKIKTQTGALHDLARAQLLVAQAQSMGKLAEHNSYLSNVGSETGRTEKKWWEGGGVRDPKTGGYGLGWYAPTWEAKVAQGVQAGTMKPEDAMRTLSGMQASGNIKNETYTKLLGAVTGIGLEKENQKLLEKALDSLESGKLDSAFLKPDAAKKPPKGRSGGKTDAEKIADLVRNAEAEITVEQNRSKAVQMSAEAAAELEQRTKLLNAASSAGLKITPALTGQIDKLAAAYADAKVAADVAEVTKGVTDDIDKRRAALADEAKLIGLRGEAYDRARREMDAQRKLSDALPNGAIAVTGNLTGKESDEIEQNNRLERIARIKQAGEDAAYAMDLERRAIGLTGAAAIEYAYISERLIEAKRAGIELSPAEVAAINAAGSAYANTRYEVDKTAKSLADSREITMGFFSDWSSGVRESGNIFKSFADAAVNSINRIIDKLIEAAIQQMFFNSVAGASGGGGFLASIGGFLGFANGGAFGTAQKFAKGGAFTNQIVTSPTLFKFANGAAMGEMGEAGPEAIMPLTRGPDGKLGVQSHGGGRPSVRMGDVYLEIRLEGAMTPETVIAIAREAGEQAVTTIRRDFASIAAEYETNGAVVE; from the coding sequence TTGCAGGGCATCGTCACGGCTTCGGGGCAGGCGGCCGCTGCCCAAACGACGATGGCCACGGCGGTCACCCGATCCGCCATGGCGACGCAGCAAGCGGACGCGCACGTCATAGCCCATAGGGCCAATCTTGAGCGGCTGGCGACCGCGAACGCTGCGGCGGCGGCAGCGAGCGGGACTGCGGCGCCGAGAATAGCAGCCGTCGGCGTCTCCGGTCGCGCGGCGGGTGCGATCCTGTCAGGTCTGGCGGGAATTCTTGGCGGATTGGCGGGCGTTATCATCGGGTCGGTTGTATCGGCATTGGTCGAAATGGCCGCGAAGCTGTTCGACACCACCGAGGATGCGAAAAAACTGGCAGAAGCATTCGATACCACGTCATTCTCCACCTACGCGCTTAGCGACGCGCAAGGAATTCTCTCGGGCGTTTTCGACCTGACGACCGGGAAAATCAAAACTCAAACGGGCGCGCTCCACGACTTGGCTCGCGCGCAGCTTCTCGTTGCGCAGGCGCAATCGATGGGCAAGCTAGCCGAGCACAACAGCTATTTGTCCAACGTCGGAAGTGAAACCGGGCGTACGGAAAAAAAGTGGTGGGAGGGCGGCGGTGTCCGAGATCCCAAAACTGGCGGCTACGGCCTCGGTTGGTATGCGCCCACATGGGAAGCCAAAGTAGCGCAGGGCGTTCAGGCCGGAACAATGAAGCCGGAAGACGCCATGCGTACGCTCTCGGGCATGCAAGCCTCGGGCAATATCAAGAACGAAACGTACACTAAGCTGCTGGGCGCGGTTACAGGCATCGGGCTGGAAAAGGAAAATCAGAAACTCCTCGAGAAGGCGCTGGATTCCCTTGAGAGTGGCAAACTGGATTCCGCCTTCCTGAAACCCGACGCGGCGAAGAAGCCACCAAAGGGCCGTAGCGGCGGCAAGACCGACGCCGAGAAGATCGCCGATCTCGTTCGCAATGCCGAAGCCGAAATCACCGTCGAGCAGAACCGGTCGAAGGCGGTGCAGATGTCGGCCGAAGCCGCGGCGGAATTGGAGCAGCGCACAAAGCTGTTGAACGCGGCATCCTCTGCCGGACTGAAGATCACGCCTGCGCTCACCGGGCAAATCGACAAGCTCGCCGCTGCCTATGCCGATGCGAAAGTCGCGGCGGACGTTGCGGAGGTGACCAAGGGCGTCACGGACGACATCGATAAACGCCGGGCTGCCCTCGCCGACGAGGCCAAGCTGATCGGTCTGCGGGGCGAGGCATACGACCGCGCGCGCCGCGAGATGGATGCGCAGCGAAAGCTGAGCGACGCGCTGCCGAACGGTGCGATTGCCGTAACCGGCAACCTGACCGGCAAAGAGTCCGACGAGATCGAGCAGAATAACCGACTGGAGCGGATCGCGCGAATCAAGCAGGCTGGCGAGGACGCGGCCTATGCCATGGATCTTGAGCGCCGCGCGATTGGCCTGACTGGCGCGGCCGCAATCGAGTATGCCTATATTTCCGAGCGCCTGATCGAAGCGAAGCGCGCTGGCATCGAATTGTCGCCGGCAGAGGTCGCGGCCATCAACGCCGCCGGCTCTGCATACGCCAATACGCGTTACGAGGTAGACAAGACCGCTAAGTCGCTCGCGGACTCTCGCGAGATCACGATGGGTTTCTTCTCGGACTGGAGTAGCGGCGTCCGAGAAAGCGGCAACATCTTCAAGTCGTTCGCTGACGCGGCGGTGAATAGCATAAACCGGATCATCGACAAGCTGATCGAGGCCGCGATCCAGCAAATGTTCTTCAATTCTGTTGCTGGCGCGAGCGGCGGAGGCGGCTTCCTTGCTTCGATTGGGGGCTTCCTCGGCTTCGCCAATGGTGGGGCGTTTGGCACGGCGCAGAAGTTCGCCAAGGGCGGCGCCTTCACAAACCAGATTGTGACGTCCCCGACCCTGTTCAAATTCGCCAACGGGGCGGCGATGGGAGAAATGGGCGAGGCCGGGCCGGAAGCGATCATGCCGCTCACCCGCGGGCCGGATGGCAAGCTCGGGGTCCAGTCGCACGGCGGCGGGCGACCTTCGGTTCGGATGGGCGATGTCTACCTCGAAATTCGGCTTGAGGGGGCAATGACGCCGGAAACCGTGATTGCCATTGCGCGCGAAGCTGGGGAGCAGGCGGTCACGACGATCCGCCGCGACTTTGCCAGCATCGCCGCAGAATATGAAACGAACGGGGCGGTGGTCGAATGA